AGGGCCAAAGAATTTGGCATTGAGAGCAACCAGGGTACCATTTTGCATTAGTTCCATGATCGCGGCGTCAACCGGTTCAACCAGATCACTGCCTTTAGGATAAATGAAGCCCAATTCATCACTGGAAAGTGAAGGGCCAACCAGCTTGAGGACATCGGCGTTTTCGCCCATGTATCCCTGACCAGCAGTTTCATCCATAATCACGGCATCGATGTCGCCAGCGATAAGCGCCTGGACAGCGAAGGGGAATTGCTCGAAGGCAGAAATACGCTCTTCGGCCAAGAACTGGGATGCGGTTTCGTAGTTGGTGGTGCCAGTTTGGGTGCCAAGCTTGAGTTCTTCGTCATTGACGATGTCTTCAATGCTTTCGATGCGATCTTCATCGATACGCACTAACAGGCGTTGTTCAATGGCTACATAGCCCATCGAGAAATCGACGATTTCAGCGCGATCTGCCGTGATGGTAATACCATCGGCAGCAGCATCAAATTGACCATCAGCAACAGCCTGGATCATGCCTTCCCACGCAGCTTCAACATACACGGGGGTGCAGTTGAGCAATTCGCAGATGGCGTTCCAAACTTCATAGTCCCAGCCAGCGCCTTCGCCGGTTTCGGGGTCAATGTAGTTGAAGGGCAAGTAGGCATTTTCGATGGCTACGGTGACTTCGCGTCCAGCCAGATCGGGCAAGCCAGCTTCTTCTTCAGCAGGAGCAGCTTCTTCTTCAACGGGAGCAGCTTCTTCTACAGGGGCGGCTTCCTCGGGAGCCGGTTCTGCGGGAGTTCCACAGGCGGCCAGTACGAGGCTTGCTGCTAGGAGCAGCGTCAGGATCCACATGATTCTTTTCATTTTTTCTTCTCTCCTTTTACTTGAAAAGATTAACGTTTATTGGGGCATTCCCCAACTAATAGAGGATAGACGAAGATGCTGAAATATGCAAGAGGGATTTTTTATATTTTTAGATTTCTCATACTTTTTTACAATACGTATGCCCGCGCCACTGAACTTTTTTTGACAATCAATTACTTATATAGCATCAATGTGCTAAAATTGCCCCGATAAAAGCTAATTTTTGTGGATGAGGCAACAAATAGAATGACTCCAGAAGATGCTACGATTTCTACTGATTTTATACGCGAAGCGGTAAAAGAAGACCTGGCAAGCGGACGTTACGATTATGTGCGCACCCGCTTGCCACCCGAACCCAATGGCTATTTGCATATTGGTCATGCAAAAGCTTTTTTGATCGACTATCTGGTTGCTAAAGATTTTGGTGGCGAGTTGAATTTGCGTTTTGATGATACGAATCCAGCGAAAGAGGAAACCGAATTCGTAGAGGCCATCAAAGAAGATGCTCATTGGCTTGGAATTGATTGGGCTGATCGCGAATTTTATGCTTCGGATTATTTTGACGACCTGTATGACTGGGCGGTCCGCCTCATAAAGGCCGGGAAAGCCTATGTGGACGATCAGACGCCCGAAGAGGTCAGCCAGAATCGAGGCACATTAACTGAACCCGGAGTAAACAGCCCCTACCGCGAACGCTCTGTTGACGAAAATCTGGATCTACTCGAGCGCATGAAAAACGGCGAATTCCCCGATGGTAGTCGGATTTTGCGCGCCAAAATCGATATGGCATCCGGCAATATTAATCTGCGCGACCCGGCTATGTATCGCATCATTCACGAACCGCCGCACCACCGTACGGGCACAGCATGGTGCATTTATCCCATGTACGATTGGTCGCACGGGCAGAATGATTCGATGGAAAAAATAACGCATTCGTTCTGCGATGTTGGCTATGAAGCCCATCGTCCTTTATACGAATGGTTTCTGGAACAGTTGGGTGAATTTATGCCACGCCAGATCGAATTTGCCCGGCTGAATTTAAGTTACACGGTTCTTAGTAAGCGTTTTTTGCGCCGCATGGTGGATGAAGGGTTGGTAACCGGCTGGGATGACCCGCGTATGCCCACCTTGCGGGGGATGCGTCGGCGCGGGTACACGCCTGAGGCAATTATTGAATTCATCGAAAAAATTGGGATTGCCAAAAATTATAATATGGTGGATATTGCCCTGTTAGAGGCCACGATTCGCTCCGATTTGAATATTCGAGTCGAGCG
The nucleotide sequence above comes from Chloroflexota bacterium. Encoded proteins:
- a CDS encoding glutamine--tRNA ligase/YqeY domain fusion protein; the protein is MTPEDATISTDFIREAVKEDLASGRYDYVRTRLPPEPNGYLHIGHAKAFLIDYLVAKDFGGELNLRFDDTNPAKEETEFVEAIKEDAHWLGIDWADREFYASDYFDDLYDWAVRLIKAGKAYVDDQTPEEVSQNRGTLTEPGVNSPYRERSVDENLDLLERMKNGEFPDGSRILRAKIDMASGNINLRDPAMYRIIHEPPHHRTGTAWCIYPMYDWSHGQNDSMEKITHSFCDVGYEAHRPLYEWFLEQLGEFMPRQIEFARLNLSYTVLSKRFLRRMVDEGLVTGWDDPRMPTLRGMRRRGYTPEAIIEFIEKIGIAKNYNMVDIALLEATIRSDLNIRVERRMVVLNPLKVVITNYPEGQTELLEAVNNPEDENAGTRQVPFSRELYIEREDFREDPPRKYFRLGPDREVRLRYGYFIKYEHHINDENGEVIEVHCTYDPETRGGYAPDGRRVKGTLHWVSAQHAVNAEVRLYDRLFTVEDPMKAEEGKDFTDYINPDSLQILTECKAEPALTDAQPGYRCQFERRGYFCADLDSTADALVFNRTIALRDTWAKIRKGN